From the Candidatus Sysuiplasma jiujiangense genome, one window contains:
- a CDS encoding cobyrinate a,c-diamide synthase: MNKVYRGRLVVAGLSSGSGKTTVAMSVMNILRRKGIPVAPFKVGPDFLDTKYHQVAAGAQSTNIDGFMTNARYITETVAASEARGMLSVVEGMMGLFDGVRATGDFSSTAWIARLLSAPVILCMDVSATMRTAAYTALGLKRISESFGIEIAGVILNKVGGMAHFDGCRSAFLNAGIDVLGGLPYSASFSIPEIHLGLKVPANMRRIRAQIDAMSDELAETFDLKKLLLIAGSAPELRTARSSPAVKPVVKIGVASDPAFNFYYADNINLLKSAGAAICNFSPLQDSSLDEFDGLYIGGGYPELYVPEITGNGRMLNSLKEKAESGMPIYAECGGFMLLCRDIKIGRTKHRMAGIFDATVEMASSPVIGYRKIRTLSETPLGPPKTTSRGHEFHYARIVDGGSGKNDAPFEVLAGKGDKWSNKGYVFHGTVGSFIHIHFGSNRQLAKNFVGACLEYSRS, translated from the coding sequence GTGAATAAGGTATACAGGGGAAGACTGGTAGTTGCGGGTCTTTCTTCTGGTTCAGGAAAGACCACGGTCGCTATGTCTGTAATGAACATTCTCCGCAGGAAAGGAATACCGGTGGCGCCCTTCAAAGTTGGCCCCGATTTTTTAGATACTAAGTATCATCAGGTGGCAGCCGGCGCGCAGTCGACAAATATTGACGGTTTCATGACAAACGCCAGGTATATAACAGAAACCGTTGCTGCCAGTGAAGCGCGAGGAATGCTTTCTGTTGTAGAGGGAATGATGGGTCTCTTTGACGGCGTCAGAGCAACGGGCGATTTTTCAAGCACAGCCTGGATAGCCAGGCTGCTGAGCGCTCCGGTCATTTTATGCATGGATGTGTCGGCGACGATGAGAACTGCAGCCTACACCGCCCTTGGATTGAAGAGGATATCAGAGAGCTTTGGAATCGAAATTGCCGGTGTTATACTCAACAAAGTCGGAGGAATGGCACATTTTGACGGCTGCCGATCTGCCTTTTTGAACGCCGGTATTGATGTACTCGGCGGTCTGCCATATTCGGCTTCCTTCAGCATTCCTGAAATTCACCTGGGACTGAAGGTTCCAGCAAACATGCGTCGAATACGTGCACAAATCGATGCAATGTCGGACGAACTGGCTGAAACCTTCGATTTGAAGAAGTTGCTCCTGATCGCGGGCAGTGCACCGGAGCTCAGGACCGCAAGATCATCGCCGGCAGTAAAACCTGTGGTAAAGATAGGTGTCGCTTCAGATCCGGCATTCAATTTCTACTATGCAGACAACATTAATCTTCTGAAATCGGCGGGTGCAGCAATCTGCAACTTTTCGCCTTTGCAGGACAGCAGTCTCGACGAGTTCGACGGCCTATACATAGGAGGAGGATATCCTGAACTATACGTGCCGGAAATCACCGGGAACGGGCGAATGCTGAATAGTCTGAAAGAGAAGGCTGAAAGCGGGATGCCGATTTATGCCGAGTGCGGTGGATTCATGCTACTCTGCAGAGATATAAAGATCGGCAGGACAAAGCACAGAATGGCCGGAATATTTGACGCCACTGTAGAAATGGCTTCAAGCCCGGTGATAGGTTACAGAAAAATAAGAACTCTGTCTGAAACGCCTCTTGGGCCACCGAAAACAACGTCGCGGGGGCATGAATTTCATTATGCACGTATAGTTGACGGAGGATCGGGAAAGAACGATGCACCGTTTGAGGTCCTGGCCGGAAAAGGGGACAAATGGAGCAATAAGGGATACGTTTTTCACGGTACTGTAGGCTCGTTCATCCACATACATTTCGGTTCAAACAGGCAATTGGCAAAGAACTTTGTCGGTGCATGTCTGGAATACAGTCGCAGTTAA
- a CDS encoding thioredoxin family protein — translation MKNLTIHDFDGNSYRGAEKTVVLFHARWCPYCRKFVSGYEKLVRNLPMDAALADISDTESELWDNFLIEVIPTAIMFENGKIVSRLDGIPGIGLRDADFKVFVGDASHG, via the coding sequence ATGAAGAATTTGACCATACATGACTTCGATGGTAACAGTTACCGCGGAGCCGAAAAGACAGTTGTGCTGTTTCATGCCAGATGGTGTCCTTACTGCAGAAAATTTGTTTCCGGTTATGAAAAACTGGTCAGAAATCTGCCTATGGATGCGGCTCTCGCCGACATATCAGACACCGAAAGTGAGCTATGGGATAACTTTTTGATTGAAGTTATTCCCACGGCAATTATGTTTGAAAATGGCAAAATTGTTTCACGGCTTGACGGTATACCAGGTATAGGCCTCCGAGACGCAGATTTTAAAGTGTTTGTGGGTGATGCGTCTCACGGCTGA
- a CDS encoding cytochrome bc complex cytochrome b subunit, with protein sequence MELAKPDAPMEGSFSINLRPIRKHELRIDYWTGAFLATALIYQIATGILLAYYYQPGSPYSSTLMLMGTVPFGEVLLTSHLFMAYAMVAMVYLHMFRQYFIGAYRGKWRWLQWIIGVVIFLLVNTIAAMGYMLTESVQSVLGLHVSEILLQRSIIGRLAPGLAGWLISVLVGNGTTVESWEHLLVLHAAILSVILLILVFIHFFLYEKSGPYDPSASDNEKKIPWFPVNLLYTAFIGMVFVAGVLIASALIPQTLPPAYGQLVYGTTPFPDWYEMPVYKLMDVAGFGLSTGGVPLVFALLLYLILVPFIDRYKENGPLERPMMTFMGVFIILFWLVVGLWGYVQPGLSQTRPLTLLMLYALTFCSIVPVYAMRHAKKDLSSRAVKQ encoded by the coding sequence ATGGAACTGGCAAAACCCGATGCGCCAATGGAGGGTTCATTCTCAATAAACCTAAGGCCAATCAGAAAGCACGAGCTTCGCATCGACTACTGGACCGGTGCCTTCCTTGCCACAGCACTAATTTACCAGATAGCCACTGGAATACTGCTTGCCTACTACTATCAGCCTGGAAGTCCGTACAGTTCAACACTTATGCTGATGGGCACCGTTCCGTTCGGGGAAGTACTCCTGACATCACACCTGTTCATGGCATATGCAATGGTGGCGATGGTCTATTTGCACATGTTCAGGCAGTATTTCATAGGCGCATACAGGGGAAAGTGGAGATGGCTGCAGTGGATAATCGGTGTTGTGATATTCCTCCTCGTCAATACCATTGCGGCGATGGGATACATGCTTACGGAGTCGGTACAGAGCGTTCTTGGTCTGCACGTTTCGGAAATACTTCTTCAGCGTAGCATAATCGGCAGGCTGGCGCCTGGGCTTGCAGGCTGGCTGATTTCAGTGCTGGTCGGTAATGGTACGACTGTGGAGTCATGGGAACATCTGCTTGTTCTGCATGCTGCGATACTCAGCGTTATACTGCTGATTCTCGTCTTCATCCACTTTTTCCTTTATGAAAAATCGGGACCATACGATCCTTCCGCCAGCGATAATGAGAAGAAGATCCCCTGGTTTCCGGTAAACCTCCTCTACACAGCCTTCATAGGGATGGTTTTTGTTGCGGGTGTTCTGATTGCGTCGGCACTCATTCCACAGACGCTGCCGCCTGCATATGGACAGCTGGTATACGGAACGACACCGTTTCCTGACTGGTACGAGATGCCTGTCTATAAACTGATGGATGTAGCTGGATTCGGACTTTCTACCGGGGGAGTCCCGCTGGTGTTTGCACTTCTTCTATACCTCATACTCGTACCATTTATCGACAGATACAAGGAGAACGGACCGCTTGAGAGACCGATGATGACATTCATGGGAGTATTTATCATCCTCTTCTGGCTGGTCGTTGGTCTGTGGGGTTACGTGCAGCCGGGACTGTCTCAAACAAGACCACTGACGCTCTTGATGCTTTATGCCCTGACATTCTGCTCTATCGTGCCGGTTTACGCTATGAGGCACGCCAAGAAGGATCTGAGTTCGCGGGCGGTGAAGCAGTGA
- a CDS encoding ubiquinol-cytochrome c reductase iron-sulfur subunit translates to MPEKNEKLHEKEETKNDGKAPEDETRRTFLKAAGASAGALIFGALSFETFITPETRYTPVIDGYPVAVLVDSSGKPIKSALIPPATTASSSYPIMAFNYPLQDEPNILVKLDGVQIPNGAGPGNNITAFSGICQHLGCVVPLLDYHPHNSIPFEAKLIGYNETNWPPYGLMFCKCHGSQYDPTRGPHNLYNSGPAPSPANHSLPQVLLYVDTDDNVYAIGINPVNAVIRTHLEEPGGEEYGSRVMDENLSGGTLLPLYKGPPLPSLPQEIKPADKPLYMTIVASSSNGPWPGSF, encoded by the coding sequence ATGCCTGAGAAAAATGAAAAACTGCATGAAAAAGAGGAGACTAAAAATGACGGAAAAGCACCTGAAGACGAGACAAGGAGAACATTCCTTAAAGCCGCCGGTGCATCCGCTGGAGCACTGATTTTCGGTGCACTGTCCTTTGAGACGTTTATTACACCTGAAACAAGATACACACCGGTCATTGACGGTTATCCGGTGGCCGTCCTTGTCGATAGCTCGGGGAAACCGATTAAATCGGCACTTATTCCTCCCGCAACCACCGCAAGCAGTTCGTATCCCATCATGGCGTTCAATTATCCGCTGCAGGACGAACCCAACATACTGGTGAAACTTGATGGTGTTCAGATACCCAATGGGGCCGGACCGGGAAACAACATTACAGCATTCAGCGGCATATGCCAGCATCTGGGCTGCGTTGTTCCGCTGCTTGATTATCATCCGCACAACAGCATTCCGTTTGAAGCAAAGTTAATCGGCTATAATGAAACAAACTGGCCTCCGTACGGACTCATGTTTTGCAAGTGCCATGGAAGCCAGTATGACCCTACCAGGGGGCCACACAACCTCTATAATTCGGGACCTGCGCCAAGTCCTGCAAATCATTCGCTTCCGCAGGTTCTTCTTTACGTTGATACAGATGACAATGTTTATGCAATAGGTATTAACCCCGTGAATGCGGTTATAAGAACACATCTTGAGGAGCCCGGAGGCGAGGAATATGGTTCCAGGGTTATGGATGAGAATCTTTCCGGCGGGACCCTGCTTCCGCTGTACAAGGGACCGCCTCTTCCTTCACTGCCTCAGGAAATTAAACCCGCCGACAAACCCCTGTACATGACGATAGTGGCCAGCAGTTCGAACGGACCGTGGCCTGGAAGTTTCTGA
- a CDS encoding radical SAM protein, translating to MADREGSYDGSSPFVVVWESTKACDYACKHCRANAIKYRSPDELTTSEAKRLIEDISDSGVKLFVISGGDPMKRDDIFELLAFSSSHIRTAFSPSGARINRENARLIKEAGIDTVSISLDGTETVHDSFRCFEGSYKMSVSSIGYLKEAGISVQINTTISRFNIGLLNEIKDIVLSMHVSMWDIFMLVPTGRAGVGMMISPEEAELVMRTVAQWRINGINVRMTCAPYLVRIMNDFGLSPVKPDSLGRKSLNGARGCMAGNGYVFISSDGSVMPCGYLPVRIGNVKSGKLLDIYRSDSMAKFRKPADLLGKCGMCEYRTVCGGCRARSFSISGDAFGEDPFCVYMPKGLRYA from the coding sequence ATGGCTGACAGAGAAGGCAGTTACGATGGGTCCAGCCCCTTCGTTGTCGTCTGGGAGTCAACGAAAGCCTGCGACTACGCTTGCAAGCACTGCAGAGCGAATGCGATAAAATACAGATCCCCGGACGAACTTACCACATCGGAGGCGAAGCGTCTCATTGAAGATATATCGGATTCCGGTGTAAAGTTGTTCGTGATCAGCGGCGGAGATCCAATGAAGAGAGACGATATTTTCGAGCTGCTTGCGTTTTCTTCGTCACACATACGGACTGCGTTCTCTCCCAGCGGTGCACGCATTAACAGAGAAAACGCAAGGCTGATAAAAGAGGCAGGCATTGACACTGTTTCAATCAGCCTCGATGGCACAGAAACGGTGCATGACAGTTTCAGATGTTTTGAAGGTTCTTATAAGATGTCTGTCAGCTCAATAGGCTATCTGAAGGAAGCGGGCATCAGTGTGCAGATAAACACCACAATAAGCAGATTCAATATCGGCTTGCTGAATGAAATCAAAGACATCGTGCTTTCAATGCATGTCTCAATGTGGGATATTTTCATGCTTGTGCCTACGGGGAGGGCAGGCGTCGGCATGATGATTTCCCCGGAAGAGGCAGAACTTGTGATGCGAACCGTCGCTCAGTGGAGGATAAACGGCATCAACGTCCGAATGACATGCGCACCGTACCTGGTCAGGATTATGAATGATTTTGGTCTTTCCCCGGTAAAGCCCGACTCTTTAGGAAGGAAGAGTCTCAATGGCGCAAGAGGATGCATGGCAGGAAACGGTTACGTGTTCATAAGTTCCGACGGTTCTGTAATGCCATGCGGCTATCTTCCGGTCAGAATCGGAAATGTAAAATCAGGAAAACTTCTGGACATCTACAGATCGGATTCAATGGCGAAATTCAGGAAACCGGCAGATCTGCTTGGCAAGTGCGGCATGTGTGAATACAGAACGGTTTGCGGCGGCTGCAGAGCAAGATCGTTTTCAATTTCAGGAGACGCATTCGGCGAAGATCCTTTCTGCGTGTACATGCCAAAGGGGTTGCGATATGCATGA